CCCACGCGATCCGACCTTACCACCAGACAACTGCAGCTACCTGCAGGCAATTGAGGGTGGCGTCCGCGGCCTGCGCATCGCCTTCAGCCCCAACCTCGGTTATGTCGACGTCGACCCCGAGATTGCCCGGGCCGTGGCCGCTGCCGCACAGACCATGGAGGCCCTAGGGGCCCAGGTCGACGAAATCGACCCCGGGTTCAGCGACCCCCGCCAGGCCTTCGACCTACTCTTCTTCGGCGGCGCTGCCAACGCCCTGCGCTCTATTCCCGAAGAGAAGCATAATGTCATGGACCCAGCATTGGTTGAGGCGGTCAACAGTGTTAAAGACGCCACAATGCTCGATTATATGCAGGCCATGAACGAGCGCGCTGCGCTAACAGAGCAGATGAGCCTGTTTCACCAGAGATACGACCTGTTGCTCACGCCGACTCTGCCAATCCCAGCTTTCAGTGCCGGCCTGGAAGTGCCCGAAGGCTGGCACGACCACCGCTGGCCGAGCTGGACTCCATTTACCTATCCGTTCAACATGACCGGTCAGCCAGCCTGCTCGGTACCCTGTGGGTTTACTAGTGATGGGCTACCCATTGGCGTTCAGATGGTCGGCCCACGCCACGCCGACGGTCTGGTACTGCGCGCCGCCCACACCTACCAGCAGGCTGAGCCACTAACGGATCGGAGGCCGACTTGATGCTAGAATCTAACCTCTTAAGTGAAATAAATGGCTACATAGATGGCAGCTGGTGCAGCGCCGATGATGCCACCTCATTTAGTGTCACCAACCCGGCGACCGGCGAATTACTCGCTGAGGTCCCGGCAATGGGGCCGGCAGAGTGCTCCAGTGCTGCCGCCGCCGCTGAACGCGCCCTTGCCAACACCCCCTCACTGGAGACCCGGCGCGAGTGGCTGGAGGCCATTGACGCAGCACTTCGCCAACACCAAGAGGAACTAGGCCGCATCCTCACCCTCGAACACGGCAAGCCGCACGCCGAAGGCCAAGGCGAGGTCCTCTATGCTGCCGGTTTCTTTGCCTATGCGGCACGCAACATTGATGCGCTCGCCCCGCGCACCCTAGATGAGCAGCCACGCAACTGCACCTGGACCGTTTATAACCGTCCTGCCGGGGCCGTGGCACTCATAACGCCGTGGAATTTCCCTATTGGCATGATCGCCAAAAAGCTATCCGCCTCTCTCGCAGCGGGCGCCCCGGCGGTGATCAAGCCTTCAGCTAAAACGCCGTTGACCATGGTTGCGCTGTTCAACATCTTGGATCGCGAACTCAACCTTCCCCCGGGGATGGTCAATCTGGTAACCGGCGCGGCCGGCCCAATCGGCGATGCACTACTCAGCGATCCGCGCATTCAGGTGATAAGTTTTACCGGCTCAACCGGGGTAGGCCAAGAACTGATCCGCGGCAGTGCCGAAGGGGTCAAGCGCCTCGCCTTGGAGCTCGGGGGCAACGCGCCGTTCATCGTCTTCGCCGATGCCGATCTGGAGCATGCCGCCGATCAACTCATCGCCAACAAGTTCCGCGGCGGCGGTCAAACCTGCGTCTGCGCCAACCGCATCCTGGTTGAGAGCTCGGTAATGGACTCATTTGCCGCCAAGGTCGCTGAGCGAGCAGCGAAGCTCACGGTGGGCAACGGCATGGAGCCGGGAGTAGATCTTGGCCCATTGATTGACCGCAGCGGCTATGAAAAGGTTCGCCGGCACTACCTCGACGCCCTCGATAAGGGCGCTACAACTGTTATGGGCAAGGACCCGGGGGCCATGGAGCGAGATTATGGCGCCTATTTTCCGCCAACAGTGGTCAGTGGGGTGACCCCGCAGATGGCCTGCTGGCGGGAAGAGACGTTCGGCCCGCTAGTGCCCATGGCACCCTTTGAGGGTGAGGCAGACGCCCTAGCAAAGGCCAATGACACGGAATTCGGCCTAGCATCGTATCTGTTTACCGGCGACGATGAGCGAGCCGAGCGGTTGATTCCGAACTTGCAGTTTCCCCATGTGGGCTGGAACACCGGCAGCGGCCCCACTCCGGAGGCGCCTTTCGGCGGCATGAAACATTCCGGCTTCGGCCGTGAGGGGGGCTTAGAGGGGCTGTTTGAGTTCGTCGAGACACAAACCGTCCCCCGTGGGCCTCTCTGAAAACTTCCCCGCAGTCAAATTTTCCGCAGCCGACAGGTTGTCACTGGTGTGGAGGACGCCGTTAATCCATCCCTGGAGGCTTCACGGCGCCGTCTTTGGCGCCATGACCTCCACACCAGGACAACCTGTCGGCCGCGGGGAAGTGCCAGAGGTTCTGCCGAAACGATTAACCTCTGTATAACTCGCTTCTGACCTCGGCCAGGGAATCGGCACCTAAGAACACTGCTAGCAACCGATCGAAACCTACCGCAACGCCGGCGCAGTCAGGCAGTCCCCGCTCCAGGGCAGCAAGCAGCGAGTGATCAAGCTCATGCACCGGCAATCCACCCGCCCGGCGCTGCTGTTGCTCCTGTTTAAATCGCTGTCTTTGAGCGCCGGGGTCGGTCAGTTCGTGATAGCCATTAGCAATCTCCAGGCCGTCCATAAACAGCTCGAAGCGCCGAGCGGTGCGCGGGTCGGCTTCATCAAGCCGGGCGAGAGCCGCCTGGCTAGCTGGGAAAGCGGTCAAAAAAGTGATCCGAGAATGGCCGAGTTGCATAGCTACGACGTGGGAAAGGAGCAAATCAAGGAGTTCATCGCGGTCCAAATTGACTTCTGAACCGGCGCTGCTATTGGCAGCGCAGGAATGCAGCTCTATACCGGCCCGCGTAACGGCCTCTTGCAGCTGCTCCTGGCTAGCTGTGAGCGGATCCACCCAAGCCTGATCCAGGCAGGCTTGGCGGTAGCTCAGATATTCAACTGAACGCTTACCCAGACCACAACCCTCAGCTGCGGGGACAGTTGCCTTGCGTTTGCTCAGGCTAATCCGGCAATACTCTATAAGCTCGGCGAGTTCGGCCATTAGATCGTAATGGCTATAACCGACCCGGTACCACTCAAGCAGGGTAAACTCTACAGAGTGCCAACGCCCCCGCTCGCCGCCACGCCAGGCCGGACCCAGATAATATATATCGCCACTGCCGGCGCTGAGCAGTCGCTTCATCGCTGACTCGGGTGAAGTCTGCAGATAGAGCTGATTACCATCTCCATCAGCGGCATCCGCGGCCACGCTGGCCAGGGCCGGATCCATAGCCGCAGGACCAAGACAAGGCGGGTGCACCTCCAATACTCCGCGCTGAGCGAAAAATTCGCGGATAGCCGCTGCCAAATCAGCGCGCAGCCTGAGCAAATCCGTTAAAGCCGAACCGCCTGTCGACCTACTTGCCCGGTTCAATCCTTAGCTCGGCCAACGTACTCACCACTACGGGTATCGATACGCAGCACCTCACCTTCTTCGATAAACAACGGCACCCGAACCGAAGCACCTGTTTCCAATTTAGCCGGTTTACTGCCACCGCTACTGGTATCACCCCGTACACCCGGATCGGTCTCAACTACTTGCAAATCGACAAAGTTGGGTGCCAAAACCTGCAGCGGTTCATCGTTCCAGAGGATAACCACACAGTTATCCTGCTCCTTGATCCAGTTTTTAGCATCGCCGACAGCACTTTGCGGCGCAGCCTTTTGATCGAAGGTATTAGGATCCATGAAGTACCAGAATTCGCCGTCGTTGTAGAGATACTGCAATTCAGTCTCCATAACGTCGGCGGCCTCGACACTTTCGCCTGATTTGAATGTTTTTTCTATAACCCGGTTGGTCTTTAGATTGCGCAGCTTGACCCGATTGAAGGCTTGACCTTTGCCCGGTTTGACGAACTCATTCTCGACGATGGTGTATGGATCACCGTCGAGCATCAATTTCAAACCGCTCTTGAATTCATTAGTGCTGTAAGTTGCCATGCTCTCACCTTAAGTTGTTTTTAGTTGCCGTGATGCTAACCGAAACTTGTCCGCAGCCCAAGTTTAAACACTGCGCACCGGGAGTGGCCGTCCCTAGAAACTCCCCGCAGCCATTGGCCACCCCGGTGTGGAGGACATCGTGAATCCATATTCCAAAGACCGCCTCTAAAACGCCACGGAGTCAAGTGGTTGCCCTGGTGTGGAGTTCTTGTCGCCAAGGATGGCACCATGAAGCCTCCAGGGATGGATTCACGGCGTCCTCCACAACCAGAGGACAGCCACTTGACTCCGTGGCGTTTTAGAGGCTCCTTACAGAGGCAATTTGACACAAGAGCGAGGGGCTTATAGCCTATCAGAAGAAATGAAACTGTAATCTCCTTTTGGTAGCGTCATTGCATGACAAGTGGTTGTTGAATTCAAGTGATTGTTGAATTGAGGTGGTTTCCCCACCTCTCCGCCTTGTTTGTGCAGCGAGTAGAGAGCACATGAGGTTCCACGCGTCTCCTAAGGGTGCCTCTAAAAACTCCGCTGGCACCACTATCCGCCCCGGTGTGGAGGTCTTGGCGCCAGGGATGGCGCCATGAAGCCTC
This Halorhodospira halochloris DNA region includes the following protein-coding sequences:
- the efp gene encoding elongation factor P, which produces MATYSTNEFKSGLKLMLDGDPYTIVENEFVKPGKGQAFNRVKLRNLKTNRVIEKTFKSGESVEAADVMETELQYLYNDGEFWYFMDPNTFDQKAAPQSAVGDAKNWIKEQDNCVVILWNDEPLQVLAPNFVDLQVVETDPGVRGDTSSGGSKPAKLETGASVRVPLFIEEGEVLRIDTRSGEYVGRAKD
- the epmA gene encoding EF-P lysine aminoacylase EpmA codes for the protein MNRASRSTGGSALTDLLRLRADLAAAIREFFAQRGVLEVHPPCLGPAAMDPALASVAADAADGDGNQLYLQTSPESAMKRLLSAGSGDIYYLGPAWRGGERGRWHSVEFTLLEWYRVGYSHYDLMAELAELIEYCRISLSKRKATVPAAEGCGLGKRSVEYLSYRQACLDQAWVDPLTASQEQLQEAVTRAGIELHSCAANSSAGSEVNLDRDELLDLLLSHVVAMQLGHSRITFLTAFPASQAALARLDEADPRTARRFELFMDGLEIANGYHELTDPGAQRQRFKQEQQQRRAGGLPVHELDHSLLAALERGLPDCAGVAVGFDRLLAVFLGADSLAEVRSELYRG
- a CDS encoding aldehyde dehydrogenase family protein; this encodes MLESNLLSEINGYIDGSWCSADDATSFSVTNPATGELLAEVPAMGPAECSSAAAAAERALANTPSLETRREWLEAIDAALRQHQEELGRILTLEHGKPHAEGQGEVLYAAGFFAYAARNIDALAPRTLDEQPRNCTWTVYNRPAGAVALITPWNFPIGMIAKKLSASLAAGAPAVIKPSAKTPLTMVALFNILDRELNLPPGMVNLVTGAAGPIGDALLSDPRIQVISFTGSTGVGQELIRGSAEGVKRLALELGGNAPFIVFADADLEHAADQLIANKFRGGGQTCVCANRILVESSVMDSFAAKVAERAAKLTVGNGMEPGVDLGPLIDRSGYEKVRRHYLDALDKGATTVMGKDPGAMERDYGAYFPPTVVSGVTPQMACWREETFGPLVPMAPFEGEADALAKANDTEFGLASYLFTGDDERAERLIPNLQFPHVGWNTGSGPTPEAPFGGMKHSGFGREGGLEGLFEFVETQTVPRGPL